In Brienomyrus brachyistius isolate T26 chromosome 14, BBRACH_0.4, whole genome shotgun sequence, the following proteins share a genomic window:
- the slc25a47b gene encoding solute carrier family 25 member 47-B isoform X1, with product MHFADFIAGSIGGALGVAVGYPLDTVKVRIQTQRKFTGVWHCVHSTCKAEGVNGFYKGISMPVTTVSISSSVVFGIYRNCLQGLCMLRGGGADTPPHKLDIFLSGLAAGVAQVSVMSPADIVKVQLQCQTEPYLGSSLDSKPKYRGPIHCLLTIAREQGLLGLYKGAGALALRDGSSFATYFLTYNVVCGWLTPVGQKQPGEEPRWMFSSKVMWMCFKTSDEHVCAFVGGLGCPLPDWAVIMLAGGVSGMCGWSLGTPMDVIKARLQVDSVTQRRYRGFVHCVTESVRQEGPGVLFRGLGLNCLRAFPVNMAVFWAYELVLRFLRPAP from the exons GTGAGGATACAGACCCAGAGGAAGTTCACAGGGGTATGGCACTGTGTCCACAGCACATGTAAAGCAGAAGGG GTGAATGGGTTCTACAAGGGCATATCCATGCCAGTCACCACCGTGTCCATTAGCTCCTCGGTGGTCTTCGGCATCTACAGGAACTGCCTGCAGGGCCTTTGCATGCTGCGTGGGGGGGGCGCTGATACCCCGCCCCACAAACTGGACATCTTCCTGTCGGGCTTGGCGGCGGGGGTGGCCCAG GTATCAGTGATGTCCCCGGCTGACATCGTGAAAGTGCAGCTTCAGTGCCAGACGGAGCCCTATCTGGGCTCGTCCTTGGACTCGAAACCCAAATACCGTGGGCCGATACACTGCCTGCTGACTATTGCCCGCGAGCAGGGACTCCTGGGCCTGTACAAGGGCGCGGGTGCCCTGGCCCTACGTGACGGCTCCTCCTTTGCCACCTACTTCCTGACCTACAATGTCGTCTGTGGCTGGCTGACACCAGTAGGGCAGAAGCAACCAGGTGAGGAGCCTCGCTGGATGTTCTCGAGCAAGgtaatgtggatgtgttttaaaACGTCTGatgagcatgtgtgtgcgtttgtgggTGGGCTGGGGTGCCCCCTTCCAGATTGGGCTGTGATCATGCTGGCTGGAGGGGTGTCGGGCATGTGCGGCTGGTCCCTGGGGACGCCCATGGATGTGATCAAAGCCCGTCTGCAGGTGGACAGCGTCACCCAGAGGAGGTACAGGGGCTTTGTGCACTGTGTCACTGAGAGCGTACGCCAGGAGGGACCCGGCGTCCTCTTCAGGGGCCTGGGCCTCAACTGCCTACGTGCCTTCCCCGTCAACATGGCTGTGTTCTGGGCCTACGAGCTAGTGCTGCGCTTCCTGCGTCCAGCCCCCTAG
- the slc25a47b gene encoding solute carrier family 25 member 47-B isoform X3, translating into MPVTTVSISSSVVFGIYRNCLQGLCMLRGGGADTPPHKLDIFLSGLAAGVAQVSVMSPADIVKVQLQCQTEPYLGSSLDSKPKYRGPIHCLLTIAREQGLLGLYKGAGALALRDGSSFATYFLTYNVVCGWLTPVGQKQPGEEPRWMFSSKVMWMCFKTSDEHVCAFVGGLGCPLPDWAVIMLAGGVSGMCGWSLGTPMDVIKARLQVDSVTQRRYRGFVHCVTESVRQEGPGVLFRGLGLNCLRAFPVNMAVFWAYELVLRFLRPAP; encoded by the exons ATGCCAGTCACCACCGTGTCCATTAGCTCCTCGGTGGTCTTCGGCATCTACAGGAACTGCCTGCAGGGCCTTTGCATGCTGCGTGGGGGGGGCGCTGATACCCCGCCCCACAAACTGGACATCTTCCTGTCGGGCTTGGCGGCGGGGGTGGCCCAG GTATCAGTGATGTCCCCGGCTGACATCGTGAAAGTGCAGCTTCAGTGCCAGACGGAGCCCTATCTGGGCTCGTCCTTGGACTCGAAACCCAAATACCGTGGGCCGATACACTGCCTGCTGACTATTGCCCGCGAGCAGGGACTCCTGGGCCTGTACAAGGGCGCGGGTGCCCTGGCCCTACGTGACGGCTCCTCCTTTGCCACCTACTTCCTGACCTACAATGTCGTCTGTGGCTGGCTGACACCAGTAGGGCAGAAGCAACCAGGTGAGGAGCCTCGCTGGATGTTCTCGAGCAAGgtaatgtggatgtgttttaaaACGTCTGatgagcatgtgtgtgcgtttgtgggTGGGCTGGGGTGCCCCCTTCCAGATTGGGCTGTGATCATGCTGGCTGGAGGGGTGTCGGGCATGTGCGGCTGGTCCCTGGGGACGCCCATGGATGTGATCAAAGCCCGTCTGCAGGTGGACAGCGTCACCCAGAGGAGGTACAGGGGCTTTGTGCACTGTGTCACTGAGAGCGTACGCCAGGAGGGACCCGGCGTCCTCTTCAGGGGCCTGGGCCTCAACTGCCTACGTGCCTTCCCCGTCAACATGGCTGTGTTCTGGGCCTACGAGCTAGTGCTGCGCTTCCTGCGTCCAGCCCCCTAG
- the slc25a47b gene encoding solute carrier family 25 member 47-B isoform X2 produces the protein MHFADFIAGSIGGALGVAVGYPLDTVKVRIQTQRKFTGVWHCVHSTCKAEGVNGFYKGISMPVTTVSISSSVVFGIYRNCLQGLCMLRGGGADTPPHKLDIFLSGLAAGVAQVSVMSPADIVKVQLQCQTEPYLGSSLDSKPKYRGPIHCLLTIAREQGLLGLYKGAGALALRDGSSFATYFLTYNVVCGWLTPVGQKQPDWAVIMLAGGVSGMCGWSLGTPMDVIKARLQVDSVTQRRYRGFVHCVTESVRQEGPGVLFRGLGLNCLRAFPVNMAVFWAYELVLRFLRPAP, from the exons GTGAGGATACAGACCCAGAGGAAGTTCACAGGGGTATGGCACTGTGTCCACAGCACATGTAAAGCAGAAGGG GTGAATGGGTTCTACAAGGGCATATCCATGCCAGTCACCACCGTGTCCATTAGCTCCTCGGTGGTCTTCGGCATCTACAGGAACTGCCTGCAGGGCCTTTGCATGCTGCGTGGGGGGGGCGCTGATACCCCGCCCCACAAACTGGACATCTTCCTGTCGGGCTTGGCGGCGGGGGTGGCCCAG GTATCAGTGATGTCCCCGGCTGACATCGTGAAAGTGCAGCTTCAGTGCCAGACGGAGCCCTATCTGGGCTCGTCCTTGGACTCGAAACCCAAATACCGTGGGCCGATACACTGCCTGCTGACTATTGCCCGCGAGCAGGGACTCCTGGGCCTGTACAAGGGCGCGGGTGCCCTGGCCCTACGTGACGGCTCCTCCTTTGCCACCTACTTCCTGACCTACAATGTCGTCTGTGGCTGGCTGACACCAGTAGGGCAGAAGCAACCAG ATTGGGCTGTGATCATGCTGGCTGGAGGGGTGTCGGGCATGTGCGGCTGGTCCCTGGGGACGCCCATGGATGTGATCAAAGCCCGTCTGCAGGTGGACAGCGTCACCCAGAGGAGGTACAGGGGCTTTGTGCACTGTGTCACTGAGAGCGTACGCCAGGAGGGACCCGGCGTCCTCTTCAGGGGCCTGGGCCTCAACTGCCTACGTGCCTTCCCCGTCAACATGGCTGTGTTCTGGGCCTACGAGCTAGTGCTGCGCTTCCTGCGTCCAGCCCCCTAG